The DNA window ctctaaattgtttctgctatgacttatgcattctaagaacattttctgcctaataTATAACCTCAGTccaaacttgctactgtagcaaaatcgcgtccacgagggcgcgatttcacaatttcttctcaaatagcatcctggtagaagcgattttatactatttgctcagaaacgtcaacaaaaaaattatttcttacatgacctactgtagcaaaatcgcgtccacgagggcgggatttcacaatttcttctcaaatagcatccttgTAGAAacaattttatactatttgctctgCAACgtcagaaaaaaaattatttcttacatgacctactATAGCAAAAACGCGTCCACGAGagcgcgatttcacaatttcttctcaaatagcatcctggtagaagcgattttatactatttgaccagaaacgtcaactcgataTAATTTATTTCGGAACCTAAATACCCTAAAAAGcttgaaccctaaaccctaaaagccaaaaaaaccaaACGTGAAAAATACGTCAAAATCGCGTCCCCAGGAACACGCTACGTggcaggacatcgcgtccacgtcagcgcgacctgctgacgtggaaggaaatcgcgtccTTGAGGGCGCgacgcgatttccttccacgtcagcaggtcgcgctgacgtggacgcgatgtcctgccatgtaccctgacatcgcgctgacgtggcgCGATTTCCcagaaaatggaccattccggtaaataatcaaaaaatcggcCTATTtctgtaaattttgaaaaaagggctttttttggtaaattgcctCCAAATGTGATTTGGGTTCAAATTATACTAATCACATTATTATTAAGCTCAACTTTTATTAATTCCAATGCCAACACTACCAAAACCTTTTGGacaattatttcaaaaatttaaaccaacaaaaagaaaatcaataagtaataaaaccatagaaaataaaagaaaaaaattgcctTTGAAGCACATCCAATTGAGCACTTGATTCTCTTTGATATCTCCATGATTTTTTCATCTTTATTCATAACATCAAACATAGGCAAACACAAGGATAACTGTAACCCGGCCCCCTACCCGTATCAACATTTTATTGAACTATAACTAACATAGGATAACTAGTTGGCCTCTTCAAACAAAGACCAGaccccaaaccaaaccaaactgcTAAACCACAAAGCAGACATCATTGCAAAGATCCCATCCCCAGATTGCATCATTTTCAATTCTTAGAAAGGAGGAGCATAGAGCTGGAGAACCTTCTGCCAGGACGGTCTGCTACTAATATCATCCCACCAAGCACTCACATGCTTCCTGCTGGTTATCATGTATTCCCTTCCCATTTGACCCACCAAGTACTGAGTAAATGGTAGGTGGCTCAGATCAGCAAGGCTGAAGAAATCACCGGCCAAGTACTTGTTCTTTGACAGCCTCTCCTCATAAATATCCAGAACTTTGCCTAGCTTTTCCTCGCTTTCCTTGATCAAATTTTCATCAGGAGGGAACCCCATCTTGGAAGCAAACATCAAATGTAGGGTCAAGGCGTAAATTGGTGGGTTGAAATTGTGTGCCTCAACCTCTAGCCAATTTTCCACTTGACCCCTTTCCTCTACTGTCTTTCCCAGTAGATCAGTCCCTTGTGATTTGTATTTTTCTGCATAGTATCTTATGATTGCACGGGATTCTGCAAAAAcccaaattgtaaaaatcatCATTTGGTGctgtttaattaatataaatattaaagtaagaaaGATTAGTTTTTAAGAAAGTGGTTTAGAATGTCATCTTTCTTTGCTAAAGAGTGAGCACTCAGAAATTAAAGTCTTTCTAGGTGCATTTATCAATCGTATTCTATATATTAGAAAATATGGAATTCTCCGGGACCACTACTGTCTTTGTTTTCTAGGAAAAGGACTATGACTTGCATTATAATATGAAACACTGGAACCAGACAACCAGTCATTCACTATAGtaagtaaaattgtattttacccttttctttttactaaataatagataaatcaatttttttaataaattaattattttattttatctatttttattattaaaaattgatttttatttatgatgCACGTGACGTACCACCTATTAGTCAATTTTTATTAACACAACTAAATTATTTAGTTTTTTAGTAGAgaaaaaaatcaatcaataaaCCACACAAATTTTTAGAGGCAGATTATTCATTGCGAACACTCAGCTTTCAACGATTTATTAGACTCAGAATAAATTTTTAGTGccccttttttttaatcttatatATTCTCAAAGACCCTAAAAAATTTGGGGGAGAAGATAGCATCTGAATCTACATGTAAGAAAAACAGGAGATAACTTACCATATAAAACATAATCTCCATCTTGAGTGACAGGAACTGTTCCAAAAGGCTGCAAAGAAGAGATTGAGATGATTGATTGTTTAACATTAATTTTCACTGAGAACTGgaatttcttaaccaaaaaaaaaaagcggGGGGGGGGGAAGCTTAAGAAGGTGACCTGGAGCTTGAGAAATTCAGGGTCTTTGTGCTCTCCTTTAAGCAAATCAACAGGGACAGTCTCGAATTCAATCTCCTTTTCAATAAGACATGCAATCACTCGCTTTGGAGAAGCAAAGGCTGGGCCATACACCTTCACCACCATTGTTGTAGTCCTTGGCTGACTGCTGTATCCAAATTGCTCACTGCATTTAACAGCGTTTATGGCCTCTTCAATTTATAGAAAATTGGCTGCTGCAGTGCTTTCCCATTATTGCCCCCCGTAGGTGGTAGGTGAGACTTTTCTGCTCTACTGATTAGGAAGGTTTATCAAAATATAAGGCTAGTATTGTGAAATGGAGATGGCCCCATTAGTAAAAGGATTAACACCACCATCTTGTTTTTCTATAATTGGAGGTGGGATATGAAATTATTTGGAATAGATACTAAATTTTTACTATTAAGTGGAGATTATTAGCTGCTTACCATTTTTGTTATTATCTGAATTTGAAGTAAAAACAAATTTGAGTGTTTAAATTAGTAACGTCCAATTCTCAAAAAACAGAAAAAGTAACGTACAGCATCTCTTCCAAGGTTGAGAGATTACATCAACATGGCATTATTACAATGGAGAATCAGACAACGGTGGGTGGCTTGTTTTGTCCTATAATATAACACAgtagattaaaataaaagaaaaggtgaAATATGCTCATAACCACTTGTCAAATTGGGGATAtcgaattaaaatataatgatctAAAGTATTTAGAGATTTGTTATGTAATTTTTACATTTAGAGTGGCTGctaaaaaaaaaggggagaaagAGTGTGTGGCggcatcaaattttaaatatgattaattgtcttgtaagccctccttatttatttttatttttattctcttcaactcactatattatttttaaacatgccCTTAacttatttttatagttaaataagcccttaacttatggtttttactcataaaagccatttattttaatattaaagtaaatatattttgaatttcaagctcttatcttaattttttgttgataaataagcccttaacttatggtttttactcataaaagccatttattttaatattaaagtaaatatattttgaatttcaagcTCTTATCTTAATTTTTTGTTGATGCAATAGAAATTATATACACtttaacatcaacataaaatctaaaaaagtaattaaaaatttcaaaagagtAGTTAAAAATATCATGTATATAAGCACtctcaagaaattttaaaattttatttatttttatttaataaactattctcatcaaatacACATCAACATAAAATGTgaattagtttatatatttttttaaatagctttactttgggtaaaatatatttactttaatattaaaataaaaggttTTTATGAGTAAAAACCATTAGTTAagggcttatttaactacaagAATAGGTTAAGGGCTTGTTTAAAAACAATatagtgagttgaaggggaataaaagaaaataataaataaggagggcttacaAGGCAATTAGCCATATATAAAGTTTGGTGCCGCTACATTGTCAGGCGACACCCTTTCCCTTCTTTTCAGCAACCATTCTAAATGAAAAAATTGCACAACAGGTCCCTAAATAATTTAGATCATTACATTTCAGTTCAGTGCTGCCAATTTGATAGGCGGCACTGGTAAAACTataccattttggtaaataattttaTGGGCATACCATTtcagttattaattttattttttttgtataacttaggtaaaaaaagcctaaaagaaaaCACCTTCACCACATTGCatgtcatttattttatttaaaaaatagataaattagttattgtatattaaatcaaaaagtaaattagttattttattaaaagtatcctctatttctattgttaaaaacagGTCCATGTACGTCATCATGATGCACACATGGCATCACGTGCAGCTCTTTAATTATTACGTTAgttctttctattaaaatttttatctaacttaTAAGGACTAGTTACCCATTTTTTTAGTGAAAGAGGGTAAATTGCAGTCTAACACTTAATACAAGGACCTTCATGGTATTTTTACCAATAAAAGACAAAGTATATTTGCATAAGTGATCAAAGTAGCCATACCCAAAAGCCAATGCAAGATTTATGTTTTAGGGTTCGTTTGATATTTGATTAGTGTCAAAAGTAATATATTTTGGGCTCATTCTTAGTGCACTTTTTGGTGATTACATGGTTGACCTACCACAATAAATTGTAGTGGCAATTTAAGTACATTTTGGCATTTAATGAGTTTGTTTCCTAgctattttagtatattttattgCATTTTCAGTTTTCTTAGCTTAAAGTTAAATTAttgcaaaataatcatttttacgCCATATTTCGAGATAGTTGACCTATTGGGCAAATGTTGACCTTAAGGTGATTTTAATGAGCTTCATTGAGTGTGCAAGACACCTATTTTTAAGCCCAAAAGCATCAGGAATGACAGTCAAGTTGCAACACAAACTTATGGGGTCGCAACACAACTGAACCAATTCCGGAATTAACATTCAAAGTTGTGTGTCTCGATACATGTTTGATGGAAGGAAATATTAATCAAGGGTGTTTCAGTCCGCACAATCCATATTTAGTGTGATTAAGACTTGTATTTGACTTAAATTGAACAACTTTGCCTAAATATAGTTAAGCATAGGTTAAGCTTGGGTGCTTTTGGCCAAGCCatttgttggggatcgacccgtaTAAACAAAGATATAGTAAAAATAGAGAAGAACGAACGCAAATGTTTTACGTGGAAACCCCTCAAAGAAGAACAAAAAACCATAGGCGAATGAGGCATCGACTTAATATTAAAACGAGAGTATAATGAGAATACAAAAACCCAAGCCCCGAATACAAAGCTCACACCCAAAGCTCTCACAAAAAGGGTTtcacaaaattctctcaaactttcACCAAAACTCCATATGCGACTATATCTTGTCGCCCCCAAAAGAAAAGCCCTATAGTATacatttttaatttccttttaattGGCCGCACAAAGCAGAGATATAAAgcccctttaaataggctaaggTTAGAGGtcaaatcatactaaaatatccttaGAGTAATAAGAGTTTAATTGGGAAAAAATagtagagtttaactaggagaagaaacccAATTTATGTGGGAAACATGTTGCCATGTCGCAACGTCCCCATACGCATCGTCACAATGTTGTCCATCGTCACAAACTATTTGTTTGGCCGAAAATATGAGGCACACCCAACactatttttagggtttagtcagtagatttaggattttaatttaggttttatttcttttaaaaatatttcacaacttaacatgttcactatgactgatgatttattttcattttcgggcttcaaaatagtccaaaaacataaactcattattGCAATCATTTTTAAGTAATTCATATAGgattgaaaatgaataatttccatttccatttttatttcatttttcattttttgaaacctatatttattttcaaatgattctatttctccatttcagagaaaaccataatcattattgaatgtttcttatttttcttttcctattcattccattcatttctattcaaacacgcaattcatttataatttcaacgagctagtggagggaccgattggacatatgtagttgaggctcaaatgatttataattaagttctagcttttatCCTATTAATTATTCATTTAGGCATAAAGtaattccactatagtatcgtaatTGAACTCTCGCCAACTATATACCATTATGGAAGCAAATACTCAatactcgtccaatgaccttgtcataagtgtgttaccctcataggatatccttgatttctttgggataatatccgttctcctaatatgatcatattttatctcatggtaactattacatcttctttcatgaaaagtcaatcactatcaaatagtaatcaagtcatccatcacaaaaacGGACGACCCGTGGTCACGTTTGcatttcatcaaccatgtaatgccaatgaaaagatatcatttacccatgttttggactatgaatttcactatgtgaatgacactacatactacaaaagtcgtacacctaatgcaccagctttcagttccttatctatttgaactcaaacttttgcttaaatcaaagtgtatgagtcacacaCACATAGTCCGCCgtccacttaggatttaggtatgccacactatgaacgtcacgagtgaataaatccataaatggattaaggatctattcttcttgggtcctgtttgatgtattgtcagtccagtcagttacatctatgtctctatcttttggagTCATCCACTTCGATGcctaagacaaagcatctccccaattggacttgatagacaacatattagtctttcaattggtttgctcatttccaattagactaatgacatatttaggttcatctactaatacaaattgtctttctgtattacgatccgaccacgtaataccgcttaatattagttaaacattagacaactagtgagcaacatttgcttccattttgctttgcgtacAAAAATTATTTGAGGAAaataatacaaagtattaatgtaattcataaataattttattaactaatctgttcaaaaaattacaagtgtctTTAGACGAAAATATtgcacttagggcaccagatccaacattaATGACTTCCCCCATTGATTAGTAGACTGAGTTATAAACTAACATCCTCGAGTGCAATTGTACACTCACCACAAAGAAGATGGACTGTGTGTGTCTCCGATCTCCATCTTTCGACCAAAGCATTGATCAGTGGGGGATTGAATTTAGTCCCCCGAGCATTTGAGTCACGTTTAAAAATCATGTGTCTCGCAAGTGTCCATAAATGACATTCAATGCACCTTTGCTTAAATTGTTTATGTACATCTCCAAAATCTGACATTTGAGttgaatatataaacataaaaaaaatctaaatatcataataattaactatttaaaattaaataatttattaatattttcttaccatttgtaattgaaTGTGGGAGATATGTTTGTCATTCAAACAAATAAGTTGATTtgctatttaaaaattataacgaataaaataaaattgaagagaataaaattcaaaaaaagaatttaaaaatcattaagaattgAGAATTGATGAATTTAGGATTGTGGAATGAGTATTGAGTATTTTtggttgaaaaaaaaatgaagtttaaaGAGGTTTGTATTGGAAAAATTATGGCTGTTGAAATCATTTTAGCCATTGGAAAAGTTACAGTTGGAATAATTACCGTAGGACGcgtttttattctttcttttgaaAACGCGTCTTACAGGATGCGTTTTCACTAATGTGACAATAAAAACTTTTTTCTTTCTCCAAAAATAAACTATatcgataaattaaaaaaaaaactttctcaATTTGTTTTTCAGCATATTCTTATTATTCTGCCTATAAATATAtcttaatcatttaaaaaattatgtttacaTAAGGGGTTtttaaaccaataaaaatattatcgaaaaatttaaaacataatagtattttaaaaaatgaataatattATCAACATATACCAtcctaaaatttaataaattgtaaTCTGCGCAAACAATCAACCTATAAGTTTTAGGATTTGTTATGGGTTAGGCCTGATGAGATTAGGCCAGGCTTAGTTACAGCTCAATTCCGTctaaattttgggttttcttatatCTTGAGCTCCAACCCTAATTGCAAAAAGGTCGGGAGGTTGACCTCTCTCATCTTTTCTGTACGCCAATCCTTTGACAGTAACAACATTTTTGATTCACTAGAATAGAATAAAATTACAGTGAAATGGTCCTTCTGTAAAAATGGAATaggattataattaaattaattaggcATAATAATAATTTGTTGGACGGAATTTAATGAatcattgtttttatttttataaaaatattaaaaaactaaaaatcttAAATGTCGAAATGATAAATataccctttaatttttttataaaaatataaaaattattaagaaaacccaaaactttaaATGTTGAAACTGCAAATATACCCAATCAATCACACTCTTGAAGCAAATTAATGTTTAAATTCTCAAAATATATCATGTTTTAACATGGCTcttaaaatgtataatttaactCTTCcccttttaaattttacaatattttaatttagtaaagtTAAAAGCACATTTTGTCTCCCAAAAgcgataaatttttatttattcttttaaaaattataaatatgtaaactattaaaattgtaaaattatatttcaacTTGTTGACACCTTTTTTCggataaaaacggggtcgacttggattttgaaaaaggaaacgaaaatgggagtcgccaccaatctttttttgatgaggtgtgatcgggtcacctcgaaaagtggttgtttttaataaacaatttaatttttattaaaacgacgcttttggtctacgaaattcagaaaaacgggttcgggagtcggttacgctcgaggaaggattagcaccctcgatacgcccaaaattggtacctaattaattacttaatgtcttggtgtcggaaattgagaactttaaagaatttaaaatacgatccttcttattaatgttattttaaaattactcgaataaatcaaaatggaaaaatgccttcttatctcgaagtaacaaaatgtcgcatccagtaagttaggacacaacacatcgtatttttgagagtaagcttgctttttcatttttatttaaacctcatttattttaattttaaaaggatattcgattatttaagatcaacgcgagaaaaatcgaagctcagaaagttagggcacgatttctcgaatcttctaaatacggaatattgcctttatctttgaaattttacccttttgaattttgagtatgatttagtggaaattttttaaaaaaacaaatgcgtgcgattttgattatatttaaaaaaaaaaaaattgttcagaAGGAAAAGAATACCGTACACGACCTATAATGAATATGCAACATAGACTTAAAATCCATAACATAATATGCGTCATAAAGTATACACATAACATAGATACAAATAAATCGAAATGCATGAATAATAATGTAAGaaacaatataacaataatattaatataataacaaaacaaatacaattctaatagatttagattttaaaacatttgaagatgacaaataaataattaatagaatgaaattgcaataataatggcaaggattaaaataaacaaaattaatatttaaaatagtgaatgaataaataaaataaaacctaaagataggcatatatatatatgtttatttttaaaaaaaaataaaacgtatatttatatatatatatattaaaatgtatgcttatgaattataaaaaatagaaaatacataaaaagaaataaattttaaaatataaagaatatgtataaatatgcgtgtatatatatttatgaaaataaaagaggatatataagtatatacatatatagaattTTAAAGTATGCAGgcaaatacatatatgtatgtaagttataatatataaatgtaagcgtatgtgtatataaatattaaatatgtatatatatagtaaaatttgaagtaaaataaaaataaaaaataaggataataacagtatgtaaataaaaaaaataatatcacatttatcaatttaattaataagataaccaaaaaataaaggaaaaatgggttaaatttaaaagaaacaaaggaaAGAGGGACCAACTCGCCATACGCTGAAAGTATGAGGGAGCGAAGGAGAAAATATCCCAAGCCCCCTTGTGCGCGGCGTTTCAGTGCAAAGGGCACACATGGTCAGAGGACCCAATTGAAACAGGCACAGAACTCGCAtcccaaatttaaataaataaaaaggt is part of the Gossypium hirsutum isolate 1008001.06 chromosome D11, Gossypium_hirsutum_v2.1, whole genome shotgun sequence genome and encodes:
- the LOC107912678 gene encoding glutathione S-transferase F9, translated to MVVKVYGPAFASPKRVIACLIEKEIEFETVPVDLLKGEHKDPEFLKLQPFGTVPVTQDGDYVLYESRAIIRYYAEKYKSQGTDLLGKTVEERGQVENWLEVEAHNFNPPIYALTLHLMFASKMGFPPDENLIKESEEKLGKVLDIYEERLSKNKYLAGDFFSLADLSHLPFTQYLVGQMGREYMITSRKHVSAWWDDISSRPSWQKVLQLYAPPF